One window of Chitinophagales bacterium genomic DNA carries:
- the hutI gene encoding imidazolonepropionase → MKTLIHQIKGLVKAEEKPEEKRSGVDMQDLNVIEDAFLLMEGDKILDFGKTENANVEAADVVINAKGKFVFPSWCDSHTHIVYAGSRELEYVDRIRGLSYEDIAKRGGGILNSSKKLNETSEQSLLEQALQRCEEIMRLGTGAVEIKSGYGLNTEAELKMLRVIREIKKMSPMTVKSTFLGAHSIPADFRENRRGYIEQIKKEMLPAIKQEKLADYIDVFCDQGFFTPEETEEILVAGADIGLQAKIHANELAFSGGVQVGVKQNALSVDHLECVGDDEIKALKNSDTMATLLPGTAFFLDIDYAPARKMIDAGLAVALASDYNPGSSPSGNMPFVLSLACAKMKMLPAEAINAATINGAYAMGLSDQLGSITKGKKANLFITREMPSVEFLPYAYGSNLIESVILNGRVQ, encoded by the coding sequence ATGAAAACACTTATTCATCAAATAAAAGGATTGGTAAAGGCAGAAGAAAAGCCCGAAGAGAAACGAAGCGGTGTGGATATGCAGGATTTGAATGTGATAGAGGATGCCTTTCTGTTGATGGAAGGGGATAAAATCCTGGATTTTGGCAAAACGGAAAATGCCAATGTGGAAGCAGCTGATGTTGTGATCAATGCAAAAGGCAAATTTGTTTTTCCATCCTGGTGCGATTCGCACACGCATATTGTATATGCCGGAAGCCGTGAACTGGAATATGTAGATCGCATCCGGGGTTTGAGTTATGAAGATATTGCCAAAAGGGGAGGAGGGATTCTCAATTCTTCTAAAAAACTAAATGAGACATCTGAGCAGAGTTTGCTGGAGCAGGCACTGCAGCGCTGCGAAGAAATTATGCGTTTGGGAACTGGTGCCGTGGAAATCAAAAGTGGTTATGGTTTGAATACCGAGGCCGAATTGAAAATGTTGCGGGTAATCCGCGAGATCAAAAAAATGAGCCCGATGACGGTAAAATCCACCTTTTTGGGCGCGCACAGCATTCCTGCTGATTTCAGGGAAAATCGCAGGGGCTATATTGAACAGATTAAAAAGGAAATGTTGCCGGCCATCAAGCAGGAAAAGCTGGCAGATTATATTGATGTATTTTGCGATCAGGGTTTTTTCACTCCAGAAGAAACAGAAGAAATTCTGGTTGCCGGGGCGGATATCGGACTTCAAGCAAAAATACATGCCAATGAACTGGCTTTTTCAGGTGGCGTGCAGGTGGGCGTAAAGCAAAATGCCCTTTCTGTAGATCATTTGGAATGTGTAGGAGATGATGAAATCAAAGCCTTGAAAAATTCGGACACTATGGCTACGCTGTTGCCCGGCACTGCCTTTTTCCTGGACATTGATTATGCGCCTGCCCGTAAAATGATTGATGCGGGACTAGCCGTGGCATTGGCTTCTGATTACAACCCCGGTTCATCGCCTTCGGGTAATATGCCCTTTGTACTTTCACTGGCCTGTGCCAAAATGAAAATGCTGCCGGCAGAGGCCATTAATGCTGCTACAATAAATGGGGCTTACGCTATGGGGCTTTCCGATCAGCTTGGCAGTATAACAAAAGGCAAAAAAGCCAATCTTTTTATCACAAGGGAAATGCCCTCAGTTGAATTTTTACCCTATGCCTATGGCAGTAATTTGATTGAGTCGGTGATTTTGAATGGGAGGGTGCAGTAG
- a CDS encoding sodium:solute symporter, translating to MTVIDWTVMLGTLFFIVGYGIWKTRGSKNIGAYLKGDNQDKWWAIGLSVMATQASAITFLSTPGQGFEDGMRFVQFYFGLPLAMVIISVVFIPLYYRLKVYTAYEFLEKRFDRKTRVFTAMLFLLQRGLAAGITIYAPAIILSQIIGWSLSFTVIFIGVLVILYTVTGGTKAVSQTHKQQMAVIFTGMFIAFGVLVWHLSDHASFGESLQLAGKMGRMNIIDLDFDLSNRYTLWSGLLGGLFLQLSYFGTDQSQVQRYLSGSSVKESRLGLIFNGLVKIPMQFFILLTGVLVFVLYQFEKEPLHFNNVASNAVEQSATKAEWNALEKEYEMLWQEKKEQNYAMLDKLAAGDEAAIDQQQELLVNSLEKRNALKERAKGIISKTDEKLETRDSDYIFITFIMNYLPIGIVGLLLAVIFSAAMSSTSAELNALASTTTVDIYKRNIQQEGSEKHYLNASKLFTLLFGILAIAFALMASLFENLIQAVNILGSLFYGTILGVFIVAFFMKKIKGNAVFIGALLAESVVITVYFLDKYDILNVEYLWLNLIGCLLVMGFGFLVQLVMPQRS from the coding sequence ATGACGGTAATCGACTGGACGGTAATGTTGGGTACCTTGTTTTTCATTGTCGGCTATGGCATTTGGAAAACGCGCGGCAGTAAAAATATCGGTGCTTACCTGAAAGGCGATAATCAGGACAAATGGTGGGCCATTGGCCTTTCGGTGATGGCCACACAAGCCAGTGCCATTACTTTTCTATCCACGCCCGGGCAGGGTTTTGAGGATGGGATGCGCTTTGTGCAATTTTATTTTGGCTTGCCGCTGGCCATGGTGATTATTTCCGTGGTGTTTATTCCGCTTTATTATCGCCTGAAAGTCTATACGGCTTACGAATTTCTCGAAAAGCGTTTTGACAGAAAAACAAGGGTTTTTACGGCAATGCTCTTTCTCTTGCAGCGTGGACTGGCAGCGGGTATTACCATTTACGCCCCGGCCATTATTCTTTCGCAGATCATTGGCTGGAGCCTTTCCTTTACAGTGATTTTCATTGGGGTGCTGGTGATTTTATATACCGTAACGGGCGGCACCAAAGCCGTGAGTCAAACCCACAAGCAGCAAATGGCGGTGATTTTTACGGGCATGTTCATTGCCTTTGGTGTGCTGGTTTGGCATTTGTCAGATCATGCGAGTTTTGGTGAATCGCTACAATTGGCAGGAAAAATGGGGCGTATGAACATCATCGATCTGGATTTTGACCTGAGCAATCGTTACACACTTTGGTCGGGATTGCTGGGTGGTTTGTTTTTGCAGCTTTCTTATTTTGGCACTGATCAATCGCAGGTGCAGCGTTACCTTTCGGGCAGTTCAGTAAAGGAAAGTCGCTTGGGCCTGATCTTCAATGGACTGGTAAAAATCCCCATGCAGTTTTTCATTTTGCTCACAGGTGTACTGGTTTTTGTGTTGTACCAATTTGAAAAAGAGCCATTGCATTTTAATAATGTGGCATCCAATGCAGTGGAGCAATCTGCCACGAAAGCTGAATGGAATGCATTGGAAAAGGAATACGAAATGCTTTGGCAGGAGAAAAAGGAGCAGAATTATGCCATGCTGGATAAATTGGCTGCCGGAGATGAAGCGGCTATTGATCAGCAGCAGGAATTGCTTGTGAATAGCCTGGAAAAAAGAAATGCATTAAAAGAGCGCGCCAAAGGCATTATTTCCAAAACGGATGAGAAACTGGAGACCCGCGACAGCGACTATATTTTCATCACTTTTATAATGAATTATTTGCCAATCGGCATAGTAGGATTATTGTTGGCAGTGATTTTCTCTGCGGCCATGTCTTCCACTTCTGCCGAACTGAATGCGCTGGCATCAACTACTACCGTGGATATTTACAAGCGCAATATTCAACAGGAAGGCAGCGAAAAACACTATCTGAACGCCTCTAAATTATTTACGCTGCTTTTTGGCATTTTGGCCATTGCTTTTGCACTGATGGCTTCTTTGTTTGAAAATTTGATTCAGGCGGTGAATATCCTGGGCTCACTTTTTTACGGTACCATTTTGGGTGTTTTTATTGTGGCTTTTTTTATGAAAAAAATCAAGGGCAATGCAGTGTTCATAGGTGCTTTACTGGCAGAAAGCGTAGTCATCACTGTTTATTTCCTTGATAAATACGATATCCTAAATGTGGAATACCTCTGGCTCAATTTAATCGGCTGTTTGCTGGTGATGGGCTTTGGATTTTTGGTGCAGTTGGTGATGCCACAAAGGAGCTGA
- a CDS encoding DoxX family protein — protein MLQKIKSIPKAKYWDYLILVFRVLLAWTFISYGWGKLVDGQFGLRPEELTTPIQDLSLFRVSWYLFDHEPFKTFIGVSQLICGLLLLINRTVLLGAFLFLPIVANILIIDLSFMPPSLKTGFAWRLSGYIILDCLILWHYKDRLFIIWEAIQNKISTRFKFPIWAYLLLPILAFVLEFVLAIPKIIFFLITKPEATLHAFSQIPALIKEVFEKLF, from the coding sequence ATGCTCCAAAAAATCAAATCCATTCCAAAAGCAAAATACTGGGATTACCTTATCCTGGTGTTCAGGGTTTTACTGGCCTGGACTTTTATCAGCTATGGCTGGGGTAAATTAGTAGATGGGCAATTTGGATTAAGGCCTGAAGAATTGACCACGCCCATCCAGGATCTAAGCCTCTTCAGGGTTTCCTGGTATCTTTTTGATCACGAGCCATTCAAGACTTTTATTGGTGTTTCCCAACTGATTTGCGGGTTGCTATTGCTCATCAACCGAACGGTTCTTTTAGGAGCTTTTCTATTCCTGCCCATTGTCGCCAATATCCTCATTATCGACCTTTCTTTTATGCCGCCCAGTTTAAAAACAGGCTTTGCCTGGCGCCTCTCGGGCTACATTATTCTTGACTGCCTGATTCTGTGGCATTACAAAGACAGGCTTTTTATTATTTGGGAGGCCATTCAAAATAAAATCAGTACGAGATTTAAATTTCCGATATGGGCTTACCTACTCTTGCCCATTTTAGCCTTTGTTCTTGAATTTGTTCTGGCAATCCCAAAAATCATTTTCTTCCTGATTACCAAGCCGGAAGCAACACTTCATGCATTTAGTCAGATTCCGGCATTAATAAAGGAGGTTTTTGAGAAGTTGTTTTAA
- the rplI gene encoding 50S ribosomal protein L9: protein MQVVLLEDVEKLGAANDIVDVKPGYGRNYLIPQGKALFANEGNKKIATQKLRLFEKRQEEMMKNLQEIVDKLKGTVVKVGAKVGANDKIFGSVTSAQLVDAVKKQLDIEIDRKKVEIEEDVKTLGAYKAQVGLHKDVTVEVNFEVVAE from the coding sequence ATGCAAGTTGTATTATTAGAAGATGTAGAAAAGCTCGGAGCAGCCAACGACATTGTAGATGTAAAACCCGGATATGGTAGAAATTACCTGATTCCACAGGGCAAAGCTTTGTTTGCCAATGAAGGCAACAAAAAAATTGCTACTCAAAAACTTCGTTTGTTCGAAAAACGACAAGAGGAGATGATGAAAAATCTTCAGGAAATCGTTGACAAACTGAAAGGTACAGTTGTGAAAGTTGGAGCCAAAGTTGGAGCCAATGATAAAATATTCGGTAGTGTAACCAGTGCTCAATTGGTAGATGCTGTTAAAAAACAATTGGATATTGAGATTGACCGCAAAAAGGTTGAGATTGAAGAAGATGTGAAAACCCTTGGTGCTTATAAAGCCCAGGTTGGACTGCACAAAGATGTTACAGTAGAAGTAAACTTTGAAGTAGTAGCCGAATAA
- the rpsF gene encoding 30S ribosomal protein S6, which produces MVNQYETTVIVTPVLTDTELKELTSGYVKFLKSKGAEIIDEDHWGLKQLAYPIKKKTTGFYFLVEYKVDTQVISEFELNLKRDESIMRFLTVSLDKYAVKYNDDKRKGLIGKKKTETKEKEEEA; this is translated from the coding sequence ATGGTAAATCAGTACGAAACCACAGTCATCGTAACCCCTGTGTTGACAGACACAGAGCTCAAAGAACTAACATCTGGTTACGTGAAATTCCTAAAGAGCAAGGGCGCTGAAATCATCGATGAGGATCATTGGGGATTGAAGCAACTTGCCTATCCGATTAAAAAGAAAACCACAGGGTTCTACTTTTTGGTAGAATACAAAGTGGACACGCAAGTGATCAGCGAATTTGAATTGAACCTGAAACGCGATGAAAGCATTATGCGCTTTTTGACCGTTAGTCTTGACAAATATGCTGTCAAGTACAATGACGACAAGCGCAAGGGTTTAATTGGAAAAAAGAAAACAGAAACTAAAGAAAAAGAGGAGGAAGCTTAA
- a CDS encoding type II toxin-antitoxin system RelE/ParE family toxin: protein MKIVWSDTAKLTYENLVDFIIDQWGISVVEDFENRVNSLLDLVAQNNHLCPIFNGTTQLRRCVFHPNASLFYVIEKVEVIIIAIVDNRMDLEF, encoded by the coding sequence ATGAAAATTGTTTGGTCAGATACTGCCAAACTCACCTATGAAAATTTAGTTGATTTTATTATCGATCAATGGGGAATATCAGTTGTAGAAGACTTTGAAAATAGAGTGAATAGCTTGCTGGACCTAGTTGCTCAAAACAATCATCTATGCCCGATTTTTAATGGAACCACCCAGCTTAGAAGATGTGTCTTTCATCCAAATGCATCATTGTTTTATGTGATTGAAAAGGTGGAAGTGATAATCATTGCTATAGTGGATAATCGGATGGATCTTGAATTTTAA
- a CDS encoding ORF6N domain-containing protein: MKKAITKYKQEDIENRIYNVWGQQVMLDKDIAEMYDVETKALNQAVKRNIDRFPARFRFQLTEKEFDGLRSQFVTSSSEHGGRRYLP, from the coding sequence ATGAAAAAAGCAATTACTAAATACAAGCAAGAAGACATAGAAAACCGGATTTATAATGTTTGGGGTCAGCAGGTAATGCTTGACAAGGATATTGCAGAAATGTATGATGTAGAAACCAAGGCGCTCAACCAGGCTGTAAAAAGAAATATTGATCGTTTTCCTGCAAGATTTAGATTTCAATTGACAGAAAAAGAATTTGATGGCTTGAGGTCACAATTTGTTACCTCAAGTTCTGAACACGGTGGTCGAAGATATTTGCCCTGA
- a CDS encoding PIG-L family deacetylase, translating into MLRISAVLFLILFTCLHLSAEKPQNLNAGEIQLRLEKLNTLGTALYIAAHPDDENTRLITWLSKKRNIRSGYLSLTRGDGGQNMIGTEIGSYLGIIRTQELLAARRIDGGHQFFTRAVDFGYSKTSDESLNIWNEAQVLEDMVYVIRQFRPDVLITRFPPSKYNYPTHGHHSASADLAEKAFEMAGDPEAFPEQLKTLDTWSPKRLYWNTSPWFYRRTGQELDTTNKIIVDIGAYLPELGLSCSEIAAESRSQHKSQGFGSEKTRGEQPEYLEYVMGDTAKADLFDDVNLTWGRIDGAQNAGLFLNKAAENFDPKNPTLILPALLTAYKELQKIKGSHHYVDIKLQELSEVIYAICGLHLEALAENYYSVAGNKIKAEVKLLNRSDTKITVESIQFNTAFNSFEMPENLENNKEEVVEAELQIADNALVNQAYWLREAQENIGMFKIPGMEYTGMPENDASIFASVKLNIQGAELEYQLPLQYKWTDRVKGELYRPFFIAPDVSLNLGNDVFIFPSDEAREISIKLKSWKENLSGTLKLDLPKGWKSEPEEIPLSLEEAGKEKNYAFNISPSKKQKSGAIKPVFVSGEKSWNRSFVNIEYDHIPYQSIFPDAEAKLLRLESAQNVKKVGYIMGAGDLVNKNLEEAGYEVSMIDEDNFDASELSQFPTILIGVRAYNTEEWLLQKYDALMDYVKNGGTLIVQYQTKRGLLTDKIGPYPFEIDHGRVTVEEAEMRILDSGKKLASEPNKLGKADFEGWVQERGLYFAQTWDERYQTVFEMNDPGEEPLQGSVLIAPFGKGHFMYTGISFFRELPAGVPGAFRLLSNMIDYGK; encoded by the coding sequence ATGCTGAGAATAAGTGCTGTTCTTTTTTTAATACTATTTACTTGCCTGCATCTATCTGCCGAAAAGCCCCAAAACCTAAATGCGGGCGAAATCCAGTTGCGGCTTGAAAAACTCAATACCCTCGGTACGGCCCTTTACATTGCCGCCCATCCCGATGATGAAAACACCCGCCTGATTACCTGGCTTTCGAAAAAGCGCAATATCAGGAGCGGCTACCTCTCACTCACCCGTGGTGATGGCGGACAAAATATGATCGGCACCGAAATTGGTTCTTATCTCGGCATCATCCGCACACAAGAGCTGCTCGCTGCACGCAGGATTGATGGTGGACACCAGTTTTTTACGCGTGCGGTAGATTTTGGCTATTCCAAAACATCAGATGAAAGCCTGAATATTTGGAATGAGGCGCAGGTGCTGGAAGATATGGTTTATGTCATTCGGCAGTTTCGCCCCGATGTGCTGATCACGCGCTTTCCTCCCAGCAAATACAATTACCCGACCCACGGCCACCACAGCGCCTCGGCAGATTTGGCCGAAAAAGCCTTTGAAATGGCCGGAGATCCGGAAGCATTTCCCGAGCAATTGAAAACATTGGATACCTGGTCGCCCAAAAGATTGTACTGGAATACATCGCCCTGGTTTTACCGCAGAACGGGGCAGGAGTTGGATACCACCAATAAAATAATTGTGGATATTGGCGCTTACCTGCCAGAACTGGGCTTGTCTTGCTCTGAGATTGCAGCGGAAAGTCGCAGTCAGCACAAAAGCCAGGGTTTTGGCTCGGAAAAAACAAGAGGTGAACAGCCCGAATACTTGGAATACGTGATGGGCGATACGGCCAAGGCAGATCTTTTTGATGATGTAAACCTGACCTGGGGCAGAATTGATGGCGCACAAAATGCTGGCCTTTTCCTCAATAAAGCAGCAGAAAATTTCGACCCGAAAAACCCTACTTTGATTTTGCCCGCATTGTTGACCGCTTACAAGGAATTGCAAAAAATCAAAGGCAGCCACCATTATGTCGATATCAAATTGCAGGAGCTCAGCGAGGTAATCTATGCCATTTGCGGTTTGCATTTGGAAGCTTTGGCTGAAAATTATTATTCAGTAGCGGGCAATAAAATCAAGGCTGAAGTGAAATTATTGAACCGAAGTGATACAAAAATCACGGTAGAATCCATTCAATTCAATACAGCTTTCAATTCTTTTGAAATGCCTGAAAATTTAGAAAATAATAAGGAAGAAGTTGTGGAGGCAGAATTGCAAATTGCGGATAATGCGCTTGTAAATCAGGCATATTGGTTGCGGGAAGCGCAGGAAAATATCGGGATGTTTAAAATTCCCGGAATGGAATATACAGGAATGCCGGAAAATGATGCGAGCATATTCGCCAGCGTAAAATTGAACATACAGGGAGCCGAATTGGAATACCAACTTCCGCTGCAATACAAATGGACAGACAGGGTGAAAGGCGAATTGTACCGCCCATTCTTTATTGCGCCCGATGTGAGTTTGAATCTGGGCAATGATGTGTTTATTTTTCCTTCGGATGAAGCAAGGGAAATCAGCATAAAACTGAAAAGCTGGAAGGAAAACCTAAGCGGCACGCTTAAGCTGGATTTGCCCAAAGGCTGGAAATCTGAACCGGAGGAAATTCCGCTAAGCTTGGAAGAGGCCGGCAAAGAGAAAAATTATGCTTTCAATATTTCGCCCTCAAAAAAACAGAAAAGCGGAGCGATAAAACCTGTATTTGTTTCTGGTGAAAAAAGCTGGAACAGAAGCTTTGTAAATATAGAATACGACCACATTCCATATCAAAGTATTTTCCCCGATGCGGAAGCCAAATTGCTGCGACTGGAAAGTGCGCAAAATGTAAAAAAGGTCGGATATATCATGGGCGCTGGCGATCTGGTGAATAAAAATCTGGAGGAAGCCGGCTATGAAGTCAGCATGATTGATGAAGACAATTTTGATGCTTCTGAGCTTTCCCAATTTCCCACAATATTGATTGGCGTGCGCGCTTACAATACCGAGGAATGGCTTTTGCAGAAATATGATGCATTGATGGATTACGTGAAAAATGGCGGAACGCTGATTGTGCAGTACCAAACCAAAAGGGGATTGCTCACGGATAAAATCGGGCCCTATCCTTTTGAAATTGATCACGGCAGGGTGACGGTAGAAGAGGCAGAAATGAGGATTCTGGACAGCGGTAAAAAATTGGCATCCGAACCAAATAAGCTCGGCAAAGCAGATTTTGAAGGTTGGGTGCAGGAGCGTGGCTTGTATTTTGCCCAAACCTGGGACGAGCGTTATCAAACGGTTTTTGAAATGAACGATCCGGGCGAGGAACCGCTACAGGGCAGTGTTTTGATTGCGCCTTTTGGAAAAGGACATTTTATGTACACTGGCATTTCATTTTTCAGGGAATTGCCCGCAGGTGTGCCGGGCGCATTTCGTTTACTCAGCAATATGATCGATTATGGAAAATGA
- the rpsR gene encoding 30S ribosomal protein S18: MAQNSDIKFLTTPKIGLQKKKYCRFKKAGIKYVDYKDPNFLLKFVNEQGKLYPRRLTGNSLKFQRKVSTAVKRARHLALMPYVADLLK, translated from the coding sequence ATGGCACAAAATTCTGATATCAAATTTCTTACCACGCCAAAAATTGGCCTGCAAAAGAAAAAATACTGTAGATTTAAAAAAGCCGGAATTAAATATGTCGATTACAAAGACCCTAACTTCCTGCTTAAATTCGTGAACGAACAAGGTAAACTCTATCCCAGAAGGCTGACCGGGAACTCTCTGAAATTCCAGAGAAAGGTAAGCACAGCGGTAAAAAGAGCACGCCATTTGGCATTGATGCCTTATGTTGCAGACCTTTTAAAATAA
- a CDS encoding GIY-YIG nuclease family protein, giving the protein MKPKGGYVYIVSNPYRTVLYIGVTSNLYKRAYEHKNAMGSDFTEKYNCTDLVYFEFYDRIESAIIKEKQLKYWKREWKINLIKKQNPDMRDLFDEVADFQ; this is encoded by the coding sequence ATGAAACCAAAGGGCGGCTATGTGTATATTGTTTCGAACCCTTATCGCACAGTTTTATATATTGGTGTGACAAGTAACCTTTACAAAAGGGCTTATGAGCATAAAAATGCTATGGGCTCCGATTTTACTGAAAAATACAATTGTACCGATCTGGTTTATTTTGAATTTTATGACAGGATTGAATCAGCTATTATAAAAGAAAAGCAATTGAAATATTGGAAAAGGGAGTGGAAGATAAATTTGATTAAAAAACAAAACCCGGATATGCGTGACTTGTTTGATGAAGTTGCGGATTTTCAATAG
- a CDS encoding type IX secretion system membrane protein PorP/SprF, whose protein sequence is MKILLSLLIALLLPILAWSQTDPMLNHFMYHSNFYNPAAAGNTDDVFVGVLARQQWTGFDGAPSTQLLNAHAFVPKIKGGVGLTVLNDMLGEERTTTARINYAYRQRLGDDIRLSAGINFGIANYFVKGSELRYQQTGDQSAYNVQEGQVKADVGLGLELYARGFTLGVAVSHLQKSLENATVFQNPRHYFAYARYDWKLSESWVLSPAVFFRNAGFISQADINVNATWNERVVLGAIYRTTDDIAALLGVYVVKPLLLSYSFDFDFGELRTNNSGSHEVSLIARFAGFKEKTQVVKSPRYY, encoded by the coding sequence TTGCTGCCCATTTTAGCATGGAGCCAGACCGACCCAATGCTGAATCATTTTATGTACCACAGCAATTTTTACAATCCTGCTGCTGCGGGAAATACCGATGATGTTTTTGTCGGGGTCTTGGCACGGCAGCAGTGGACGGGCTTTGACGGAGCGCCTTCCACTCAATTGCTCAATGCACATGCCTTTGTGCCAAAGATTAAGGGTGGTGTGGGCCTCACCGTGCTGAACGATATGCTGGGCGAGGAGCGCACCACTACGGCACGGATCAATTATGCTTACCGCCAGCGCTTGGGCGATGACATACGCCTTTCTGCGGGCATCAATTTCGGTATTGCCAATTATTTTGTAAAAGGTAGCGAATTGCGCTATCAGCAGACGGGTGACCAAAGTGCCTACAATGTTCAGGAAGGACAGGTGAAAGCGGATGTTGGCCTGGGGCTTGAGCTCTATGCCAGGGGATTTACCCTGGGCGTGGCCGTGAGCCATTTGCAGAAATCCCTGGAAAATGCCACGGTATTCCAAAACCCGCGACATTACTTCGCCTATGCCCGTTACGATTGGAAATTGAGCGAAAGCTGGGTCTTGTCCCCGGCCGTATTTTTCCGCAATGCAGGGTTTATCTCCCAGGCGGACATCAATGTAAACGCCACCTGGAACGAACGGGTGGTATTGGGCGCCATTTACCGCACCACCGATGATATTGCCGCTCTATTAGGGGTGTATGTGGTAAAACCACTGCTGCTCAGCTATTCCTTTGATTTTGATTTTGGCGAACTCCGCACCAACAACAGCGGCTCCCACGAAGTTTCCCTTATTGCCCGCTTTGCCGGCTTTAAGGAGAAAACACAGGTGGTTAAGAGTCCGAGGTATTATTGA